The proteins below come from a single Methyloprofundus sedimenti genomic window:
- the murD gene encoding UDP-N-acetylmuramoyl-L-alanine--D-glutamate ligase: MKNDDILKALDTRFSLNKQNSKVIVVGLGITGLSVAKFLHNLGLQFAMVDSRKNPPFNDELLAEMPDVAVFTDGFDPAVFDVATHIIVSPGVSMQEPIIQQTIARGARSLSDIDLFACAVDKPVVTITGSNGKSTVTTLLGDMAKAANKKVAVGGNLGIPALDLLNDEIEIYILELSSFQLERTSQLNAVAATVLNISADHMDRYANLDAYIEQKHKVYAGNGVMLINLDCPYAASIKPSNRDVLTFSLKGNADYCVIETANGRSLAFHGRAIFPVDKLLISGVHNQSNALAALALGAVIGLPETAMCAALGRFKGLKHRMQFVANINEVCWVNDSKATNVGACVAALQGFKDSSVVLIAGGDAKAADMSDLVSVLQEKVKALLLIGKDSQLIQQAVNDCIPVLDVGTLKKAVKKAQTIAQAGDTVLLSPACASLDQFANYKERGAQFVAEVKALEQ, encoded by the coding sequence ATGAAAAATGACGATATTTTAAAAGCACTCGATACCCGGTTTTCCTTAAACAAGCAAAACTCAAAAGTTATCGTAGTTGGCTTAGGCATAACAGGCTTATCGGTTGCAAAGTTTTTACACAACCTCGGACTGCAATTTGCCATGGTCGATAGCCGGAAAAATCCTCCGTTTAATGACGAATTATTGGCTGAAATGCCGGATGTCGCGGTTTTTACTGATGGTTTTGACCCGGCAGTATTTGATGTGGCTACACATATCATTGTAAGTCCGGGTGTTTCCATGCAAGAGCCAATAATTCAGCAAACTATAGCCAGGGGCGCGCGTTCTTTAAGTGATATAGATTTATTTGCCTGTGCAGTAGATAAACCTGTCGTTACCATTACCGGTTCGAATGGAAAAAGTACCGTGACCACATTGCTGGGAGATATGGCGAAAGCAGCAAACAAAAAGGTTGCGGTAGGTGGTAATCTGGGTATTCCAGCTCTGGATTTACTTAACGATGAAATTGAAATATATATTCTGGAATTATCCAGTTTCCAGTTAGAGCGAACCAGTCAGTTAAATGCAGTCGCTGCAACGGTGCTAAATATTTCGGCTGACCATATGGATAGATATGCAAATTTAGATGCCTATATCGAGCAAAAGCACAAAGTATACGCTGGCAATGGTGTGATGCTGATCAATTTAGACTGTCCTTATGCGGCCTCTATAAAGCCGTCAAATAGAGACGTGTTAACTTTTAGTTTGAAGGGAAATGCTGATTATTGCGTTATAGAAACTGCTAATGGTCGCAGTCTGGCATTTCATGGGCGAGCAATATTTCCAGTCGATAAATTATTAATTAGCGGCGTACATAATCAGTCAAACGCTTTAGCTGCTTTAGCTTTAGGTGCAGTTATCGGGTTGCCAGAAACAGCAATGTGTGCAGCATTGGGTCGTTTTAAGGGACTAAAACACCGTATGCAATTTGTCGCCAATATTAATGAGGTTTGCTGGGTAAATGACTCCAAGGCGACTAATGTCGGAGCTTGTGTTGCTGCGCTGCAGGGCTTTAAAGATTCCAGTGTGGTATTAATTGCTGGCGGAGATGCAAAGGCGGCAGATATGAGCGATCTTGTTTCGGTACTACAAGAAAAAGTTAAAGCTTTATTGCTCATTGGTAAAGATAGCCAATTGATTCAGCAAGCAGTTAATGACTGCATTCCCGTATTAGACGTAGGCACCTTGAAAAAAGCCGTTAAAAAAGCACAAACAATTGCCCAGGCAGGTGATACTGTTTTGTTATCGCCAGCGTGTGCAAGCCTGGATCAATTTGCAAATTATAAGGAAAGAGGAGCGCAGTTCGTGGCTGAAGTAAAGGCGCTGGAACAATGA
- a CDS encoding cell division protein FtsQ/DivIB, translating into MINKRMQLKLAALLVIMLGIVFSWPLVEQVIAKTLPIRHVQVEGAFQYIDKQDIQMKINPLVQSGYFSVDLQVIQQAVMSLPWTESIQVQRIWPDRLKLRIYEQKPVIRWQAHSLLNEQGEVFRPLNIDRFQALPVLYAPNEQRHQLLEVMHGLSVSLMDQGLYLTEFRVNERQSWSLSMENGLEIQLGRLQPLEKFSQLMKALVVLGSELVNKMVYVDMRYPNGYAVRWRENEQINW; encoded by the coding sequence ATGATAAATAAGCGCATGCAGCTAAAGCTAGCAGCATTGTTAGTGATTATGCTCGGTATCGTTTTCAGTTGGCCACTTGTAGAGCAGGTCATAGCTAAAACTTTGCCGATACGCCATGTGCAAGTTGAAGGGGCTTTTCAATATATTGACAAGCAGGATATACAAATGAAAATTAATCCGCTGGTTCAATCGGGCTATTTTTCAGTCGATTTGCAGGTGATACAACAAGCGGTGATGAGTTTACCTTGGACAGAAAGTATACAGGTGCAACGGATCTGGCCTGATAGACTTAAACTCAGAATTTATGAGCAAAAACCGGTTATACGCTGGCAGGCACATAGTTTATTAAATGAACAGGGTGAGGTGTTTAGGCCTTTAAATATTGATAGGTTTCAGGCCTTGCCGGTATTGTATGCCCCGAATGAACAGCGCCATCAGTTACTGGAAGTGATGCATGGCTTAAGTGTTAGCTTGATGGATCAAGGCTTGTATCTGACGGAGTTTAGAGTCAATGAAAGGCAGTCCTGGTCATTGAGTATGGAGAATGGTCTGGAAATACAGTTAGGTAGACTGCAGCCCTTAGAAAAGTTTAGCCAGTTAATGAAGGCACTTGTCGTATTGGGAAGTGAGTTGGTAAATAAAATGGTTTATGTCGATATGCGCTACCCGAATGGCTATGCTGTGCGCTGGCGAGAAAACGAACAAATTAATTGGTAA
- the ftsW gene encoding putative lipid II flippase FtsW, translating to MKIAEQLARLAGVNIYFDRALVFASVALIVMGYLMVSSASLHLGEKLAGDLFYYPVRQLIHITIGVMTGFLICMVPMDFWEKAGPALFVVGLILLVIVLIPGLGIKVNGSMRWLSIAGVRIQVSELVKLIVVIYMASFVSRHHDFVKDSAYGLLRPLLLLSSACGLLLLEPDMGSAVVILTIAMGVMFLSGARLQQFILLIITVIGAGILAVVLSGYRSARVTSFLHPWEDPFGKSFQLVQALISFGRGEWTGVGMGSGVQKLFYLPEAHTDFLFSVIAEELGLLGVLSVIALFAIIVWRAFAIGLMAEKLDKKFSAFIAYGLGIWFAFQSFVNMGVNMGALPTKGLTLPFMSYGGGSMIVMCSAMAMLYRVNSEMIALQRAESETKTASEYEARAYE from the coding sequence ATGAAGATTGCAGAGCAGTTAGCCAGGCTGGCAGGTGTCAATATCTATTTTGATAGAGCACTGGTATTTGCAAGCGTGGCGCTTATTGTGATGGGGTATTTAATGGTGTCATCAGCCTCTTTACACCTGGGTGAAAAGCTGGCCGGAGATTTATTTTACTACCCTGTTAGGCAACTTATTCATATCACCATTGGGGTTATGACAGGGTTCTTAATTTGTATGGTGCCAATGGATTTTTGGGAAAAGGCAGGGCCAGCGCTATTTGTCGTTGGTTTGATTTTGCTGGTGATTGTCTTGATTCCGGGTTTAGGTATAAAAGTGAATGGTAGTATGCGCTGGCTTTCAATCGCCGGAGTGAGAATACAAGTCTCCGAACTGGTTAAATTAATCGTGGTCATTTATATGGCAAGTTTTGTATCACGACATCATGACTTTGTGAAAGATTCAGCTTATGGCTTATTGCGGCCTTTATTATTATTGTCGAGTGCTTGTGGTCTATTACTGTTAGAGCCAGATATGGGCTCAGCTGTCGTTATTCTGACGATAGCCATGGGCGTTATGTTTCTTAGTGGCGCAAGGCTGCAACAATTTATCTTATTGATTATTACTGTCATCGGAGCAGGCATTTTAGCTGTTGTATTGTCTGGTTATCGATCTGCGCGAGTGACAAGTTTTTTGCATCCCTGGGAAGATCCTTTTGGTAAAAGTTTTCAATTAGTGCAGGCGTTAATTTCCTTCGGACGTGGCGAATGGACAGGCGTTGGCATGGGGAGTGGTGTACAAAAACTGTTTTATTTGCCTGAAGCTCATACTGACTTTTTATTTTCTGTCATAGCTGAAGAACTGGGGTTGTTAGGTGTATTAAGTGTGATTGCTTTATTTGCGATCATCGTTTGGCGTGCTTTTGCTATTGGCTTAATGGCTGAGAAGTTAGATAAAAAATTCTCTGCTTTTATTGCCTATGGCTTAGGCATCTGGTTTGCCTTTCAATCTTTTGTCAATATGGGTGTCAATATGGGCGCATTGCCAACCAAAGGTTTGACTTTACCGTTTATGAGTTACGGCGGAGGCAGCATGATCGTGATGTGCTCTGCCATGGCAATGCTGTACAGGGTAAATAGTGAAATGATTGCGTTACAACGAGCCGAGTCTGAAACTAAAACGGCATCAGAATATGAGGCGCGGGCATATGAATAA
- the murC gene encoding UDP-N-acetylmuramate--L-alanine ligase produces the protein MRDSINQIIRQRLTKMQKIHFVGVGGTGMSGIAEVMSNLGCQVSGSDIKESPVTERLRKVGVTVYIGHDQRNVADVDVLVTSTAVGKSNIEVKYAYQNRIPVIPRAEMLAELMRFRFGIAVAGTHGKTTTTSLVASILAEGGLDPTFVIGGRLNSAGTNAQLGQGEYLVAEADESDASFLHLQPIIAVVTNIDQDHMETYEGSYSRLKGTFIEFLYHVPFYGLAVLCLDDLGVREILAQLSKPIKTYGTHKDADVRAVNIQQQGMCTHFTVTRWDGHQDLNVVLNMPGLHNMQNALAAITIATELNVDDAAIIKSLAEFKGVGRRFQLNGEITINQGTLTLVDDYGHHPREVAATLEALKQAWPDKRSVVVFQPHRYSRTRDLFEDFVNVLSTVDVLILLDVYAAGEESIRGADGRALSSAIRMRGQVNPVFVENSEDLAQILIGIIQPGDVLLTMGAGNVGHIATQLPQQLLELTQQ, from the coding sequence ATGAGAGATTCAATTAACCAGATTATTCGACAACGCTTGACGAAAATGCAGAAAATCCATTTCGTAGGTGTTGGTGGTACAGGTATGAGCGGTATTGCCGAGGTGATGTCTAATCTTGGTTGTCAGGTTTCTGGATCGGATATCAAAGAAAGCCCTGTTACTGAGCGCCTAAGAAAGGTAGGTGTCACAGTTTATATTGGCCATGATCAGAGAAATGTAGCCGACGTAGATGTGCTAGTCACGTCAACAGCAGTGGGTAAAAGTAATATAGAAGTTAAATATGCTTACCAGAACCGAATTCCAGTGATTCCCAGAGCAGAGATGCTTGCGGAATTAATGCGCTTTCGTTTTGGTATTGCAGTTGCGGGTACCCACGGCAAGACAACGACGACCAGCCTGGTGGCAAGTATTCTGGCAGAAGGGGGACTGGATCCAACTTTTGTTATTGGCGGGCGACTTAATAGTGCAGGAACTAACGCACAGTTAGGGCAGGGTGAATATTTAGTGGCCGAGGCTGATGAAAGTGATGCATCATTTTTACACCTTCAGCCAATAATAGCGGTGGTTACTAATATAGACCAGGACCACATGGAAACCTATGAAGGGAGCTATAGTCGTTTAAAAGGTACTTTTATCGAGTTTTTATACCATGTGCCTTTTTATGGTTTAGCTGTTCTGTGTCTTGATGATCTAGGTGTACGTGAAATTTTAGCGCAGTTATCGAAACCGATAAAAACATATGGGACGCATAAGGATGCTGATGTAAGGGCAGTCAATATTCAACAGCAAGGCATGTGTACTCATTTTACAGTGACTCGCTGGGATGGGCACCAAGATCTGAATGTAGTTTTGAACATGCCCGGTTTACATAATATGCAGAATGCTTTGGCTGCAATTACCATTGCTACAGAGCTAAATGTGGATGATGCCGCAATCATTAAGAGTCTGGCTGAGTTCAAGGGTGTCGGACGACGCTTTCAGCTTAATGGCGAAATTACTATAAATCAGGGCACATTAACACTGGTGGATGACTATGGACATCATCCGAGAGAAGTAGCGGCAACTTTAGAAGCCTTGAAACAGGCATGGCCTGATAAACGCTCTGTAGTGGTATTTCAGCCGCATCGCTATTCCAGAACACGTGATTTATTTGAAGATTTCGTTAACGTCTTGTCCACTGTCGATGTGCTGATTTTATTAGATGTATACGCAGCCGGTGAAGAGTCTATCAGAGGAGCAGATGGAAGAGCGTTAAGTAGTGCGATTCGAATGCGTGGTCAAGTCAATCCTGTCTTTGTTGAAAATAGTGAGGATTTGGCACAAATTTTGATAGGTATTATTCAGCCGGGAGATGTTTTGCTAACAATGGGTGCGGGAAATGTTGGCCATATTGCAACTCAGCTACCACAACAATTATTAGAACTAACGCAACAATGA
- the murB gene encoding UDP-N-acetylmuramate dehydrogenase has product MKASNDGLRGLILSNEKLDKYTSWRVGGAADRMYIPADKQDLQQFIASLAVNEPVFWLGLGSNLLIRDGGIRGTVINVRTKVKQINLVDDTHVYVECGLPSAHVARFCSEHDLSGAEFLAGIPGTMGGALKMNAGAFGGETWNLVESIEIMPVGGKSAEYEASKFEIGYRSVKGVDNNCILSAILKLNRNMEQTGQGKIKKLLAQRAATQPINLPSCGSVFRNPANDFAARLIEASGLKGYSIGGAEVSDKHANFIINTGNATAKDIEQLIEYVQSEVARKQGVELHTEVCVVGEQV; this is encoded by the coding sequence ATGAAAGCTTCTAACGACGGTTTACGTGGACTCATATTAAGCAATGAAAAACTGGATAAATATACCAGTTGGCGTGTAGGGGGAGCTGCTGACCGCATGTATATTCCCGCTGACAAACAAGATTTACAACAGTTTATTGCCAGTCTGGCAGTCAATGAACCGGTGTTTTGGCTGGGCTTAGGAAGTAATTTATTAATAAGAGATGGTGGTATACGCGGTACGGTCATTAATGTCCGGACTAAGGTTAAGCAAATAAATTTAGTGGACGATACTCATGTCTATGTTGAATGTGGTCTACCCAGTGCGCATGTTGCACGATTTTGCTCAGAACACGATTTATCTGGTGCTGAATTTTTAGCTGGTATACCAGGTACGATGGGAGGAGCACTAAAAATGAATGCTGGCGCTTTTGGGGGGGAAACATGGAATTTGGTGGAAAGTATCGAAATAATGCCTGTGGGAGGCAAGTCTGCCGAATATGAGGCGAGTAAATTCGAGATAGGGTACCGGAGTGTGAAAGGGGTAGATAATAACTGTATTTTATCAGCAATTTTAAAGCTAAACAGGAATATGGAGCAGACAGGTCAAGGAAAAATAAAAAAACTCTTGGCGCAACGGGCAGCGACACAACCTATTAACCTGCCTAGCTGTGGTTCGGTATTTAGAAACCCTGCTAATGATTTTGCCGCACGTCTGATTGAGGCAAGTGGTTTAAAAGGGTATTCCATAGGAGGCGCGGAGGTTTCAGACAAACATGCAAATTTTATTATTAATACCGGAAATGCGACGGCTAAGGATATAGAGCAGCTTATTGAATATGTTCAAAGTGAAGTAGCGAGAAAACAGGGTGTTGAGTTACACACTGAAGTTTGTGTCGTAGGAGAACAAGTATGA
- the ftsA gene encoding cell division protein FtsA encodes MAKQTERKVIVGLDIGTSKVAAIVGEVNENGEVEVIGIGSTPSRGLKKGVVINLESTVNSIQRAVEEAELMAGCEITSVYAGIAGSHIKSLNSHGIVAIRDKEVSQYDIDRVIDSARAVAIPADQRIIHILPQEFIIDLQAGIKEPIGMSGIRLEAKVHMVTGSVSAAQNIIKCIRRCDLEVDDIVLEQLASCSSVLTEDEKELGVCLIDIGGGTTDIAIFSQGAIKHTAVIPIAGDQVTNDVAVALRTPTQNAELIKREHACALTQLADANEMIEVASIGDRPSRKISKQNLAEIIEPRYEELMLLVQAELRRSGYEGLITAGIILTGGSSKVTGLVDLAEEIFHMPVRLGIPQHVKGLTDVVQNPIHATGVGLLLYGRDHLASSDHLGETSEGIFARMKAWFQNNF; translated from the coding sequence ATGGCAAAACAGACAGAGCGTAAGGTAATTGTAGGGCTGGATATAGGGACATCCAAAGTTGCCGCTATCGTTGGCGAGGTCAATGAAAACGGTGAGGTTGAAGTGATCGGAATTGGTTCTACACCATCTAGAGGCTTAAAAAAGGGAGTGGTGATTAATCTGGAGTCCACTGTCAACTCGATTCAGCGTGCTGTAGAGGAAGCTGAGCTAATGGCGGGATGTGAGATTACATCTGTTTACGCAGGGATCGCAGGAAGCCATATTAAAAGTTTAAATTCACATGGTATTGTTGCGATTCGAGATAAGGAAGTGTCTCAATATGATATAGACCGGGTAATAGATTCAGCTCGTGCTGTTGCCATTCCAGCGGATCAAAGGATTATTCATATTTTGCCGCAAGAATTTATTATTGATTTACAGGCAGGCATCAAAGAGCCTATTGGCATGTCGGGTATACGCCTGGAAGCAAAAGTACATATGGTAACGGGGAGTGTCAGTGCAGCACAAAATATTATTAAATGTATACGCCGTTGTGACTTAGAAGTCGATGATATCGTTCTGGAGCAACTGGCTTCCTGTTCTTCGGTATTAACCGAGGATGAAAAAGAACTGGGAGTGTGTTTAATTGATATTGGTGGTGGTACGACAGATATTGCCATTTTTTCACAAGGGGCAATAAAACATACAGCTGTTATTCCAATTGCAGGGGATCAAGTAACCAATGATGTTGCTGTTGCCTTACGCACACCGACGCAAAATGCAGAACTAATAAAACGCGAACATGCTTGTGCATTAACTCAGTTAGCGGATGCTAATGAAATGATTGAGGTGGCGAGTATTGGTGATCGACCCTCACGCAAAATTTCCAAACAAAATCTGGCGGAAATTATTGAGCCCCGTTATGAAGAACTGATGCTGTTAGTCCAGGCAGAGTTACGGCGAAGTGGTTATGAAGGTTTGATTACTGCAGGTATTATTTTAACAGGAGGGAGTTCGAAAGTGACTGGACTGGTAGATCTGGCAGAAGAAATTTTTCATATGCCAGTCCGATTAGGTATACCCCAGCATGTAAAGGGTCTAACTGATGTTGTACAAAATCCTATTCATGCTACAGGTGTAGGGTTATTGTTGTATGGAAGGGATCATTTAGCAAGTAGTGATCATTTGGGAGAAACCAGTGAAGGAATTTTTGCACGAATGAAAGCCTGGTTTCAAAACAATTTTTAA
- the murG gene encoding undecaprenyldiphospho-muramoylpentapeptide beta-N-acetylglucosaminyltransferase encodes MNKRIVIMAGGTGGHVFPALAVAHYLIEQNWQVSWIGTRKGMESRVIPENNILIDWISVSGLRGKGILALFKMPWMLITACLEARKILQQRKPDVVLGMGGFVAGPGGLMTKLMGIPLVIHEQNRVPGTTNRLLSRIANKVLQAFPDSFPANKQIIFTGNPLRKEFMQVLNKAQHDPSKGLRILVMGGSLGAQRLNEVVPEALALLDKVLVRHQTGNAMLQQVTQTYIDKGITATVTPFIDDVVEAYAWADLVICRAGAMTISEVAAMALPSILVPYPYAIDDHQTANAQYLVTAGAGIMIDQQQLTGAFLAAQIKQYSPRLDEMARAAKHCAKLDATDSVAEQCMLEAAA; translated from the coding sequence ATGAATAAACGCATTGTGATTATGGCGGGTGGTACAGGTGGGCATGTTTTTCCTGCACTGGCGGTTGCTCATTACCTCATTGAGCAAAACTGGCAAGTAAGCTGGATCGGTACTCGAAAAGGAATGGAAAGCAGAGTGATCCCCGAAAATAATATCTTAATAGATTGGATCAGTGTTAGTGGATTACGCGGAAAAGGCATATTGGCATTATTTAAAATGCCATGGATGCTAATAACAGCCTGTCTGGAAGCCAGAAAAATATTACAACAAAGAAAGCCTGATGTGGTTCTGGGCATGGGCGGGTTTGTCGCAGGTCCCGGTGGCTTGATGACAAAACTGATGGGTATCCCCCTGGTTATACATGAGCAAAACAGAGTGCCAGGCACAACTAATCGTTTGCTGTCTCGTATTGCGAATAAAGTCCTGCAGGCTTTTCCGGATAGTTTTCCCGCGAATAAACAGATTATTTTTACTGGAAACCCATTGCGTAAAGAATTTATGCAAGTCCTTAACAAGGCTCAGCATGACCCATCTAAGGGCTTACGTATTTTGGTCATGGGCGGTAGTTTAGGCGCGCAGCGCCTAAATGAAGTCGTTCCCGAAGCCCTCGCGTTGCTGGATAAAGTACTGGTAAGGCATCAGACAGGAAATGCAATGCTACAACAGGTTACTCAAACCTATATAGATAAAGGTATAACGGCGACAGTAACACCCTTTATAGATGATGTGGTTGAGGCTTATGCATGGGCAGATTTAGTCATCTGTCGTGCGGGAGCTATGACAATAAGTGAAGTCGCTGCAATGGCTTTGCCCAGTATTCTGGTTCCCTACCCGTATGCGATTGATGATCATCAGACAGCTAATGCTCAATATCTGGTGACCGCAGGGGCTGGCATCATGATAGACCAGCAACAGTTAACGGGAGCATTTTTAGCTGCACAGATTAAACAATACTCGCCACGACTTGATGAGATGGCAAGGGCAGCAAAACATTGCGCAAAATTAGATGCAACTGACAGCGTTGCAGAGCAGTGTATGTTGGAGGCAGCAGCATGA
- the ftsZ gene encoding cell division protein FtsZ — MKYELMDLGLENAVIKVIGVGGGGGNAVDHMVNSHIEGVEFVCANTDAQALRRLQVPTVIQLGAELTRGLGAGTNPEIGREAAEENKDLIRDVLEGANMLFLTAGMGGGTGTGAIPVIAQIAKELNILTVAVVTKPFDFEGKKKMQVAEAGIADLEKYVDSLIIIPNQKLLPVLGANVSMKKAFAAANDVLLDAVQGITELITSPGMINVDFADVKTVMSNMGAAIMGTGIASGENRARVAAEKAIACPLLEAINLQGARGILVNISAADMGISEFDEVGNIVHAFASDEAIIKIGTAIDESLGEDIKVTVVATGMGSSQRTVSGPIYMVPPVPATGNDYASLDTPTITRNQKQDSKETRFGVQPKTNSADMDYLDIPAFLRRQAD; from the coding sequence ATGAAATATGAATTAATGGATTTAGGCTTAGAAAATGCAGTAATTAAAGTAATTGGTGTCGGCGGCGGTGGCGGTAATGCTGTAGATCACATGGTTAATAGCCATATTGAAGGAGTAGAGTTTGTTTGTGCAAATACTGATGCACAAGCCCTGCGTCGTTTACAAGTACCTACGGTGATACAGTTAGGTGCCGAACTGACCAGAGGTCTTGGTGCCGGTACAAATCCAGAAATAGGTAGAGAAGCTGCAGAAGAAAACAAAGATTTAATTCGCGATGTTCTTGAAGGTGCGAATATGCTGTTTTTAACGGCTGGTATGGGAGGGGGAACCGGCACGGGTGCTATTCCTGTTATTGCGCAGATAGCAAAAGAGTTAAATATTTTAACAGTCGCAGTCGTTACTAAGCCTTTTGATTTTGAAGGTAAAAAGAAGATGCAGGTTGCTGAGGCCGGAATTGCAGATTTAGAGAAATATGTAGACTCGTTGATTATTATTCCTAATCAAAAACTATTGCCAGTGTTAGGTGCTAATGTATCAATGAAAAAAGCATTTGCAGCTGCGAACGATGTTTTACTTGATGCAGTGCAAGGTATAACCGAGTTAATCACCAGTCCCGGCATGATTAATGTTGATTTTGCTGATGTTAAAACAGTCATGTCAAATATGGGTGCCGCTATCATGGGGACGGGAATTGCGAGTGGTGAAAATAGAGCGCGCGTAGCTGCAGAAAAAGCGATTGCCTGCCCGCTGTTAGAAGCTATCAATCTTCAGGGTGCGCGAGGAATTTTGGTGAATATTTCTGCTGCAGATATGGGTATTTCCGAGTTTGATGAAGTAGGTAATATTGTACATGCGTTTGCCTCAGATGAAGCAATTATTAAAATTGGTACGGCTATTGATGAGAGCTTAGGTGAAGATATTAAAGTTACTGTAGTTGCAACAGGCATGGGGAGCTCTCAAAGGACAGTAAGTGGACCTATATATATGGTTCCACCAGTTCCAGCAACTGGAAATGATTATGCTAGCTTGGATACTCCAACAATAACACGTAATCAAAAACAGGATAGTAAAGAGACTCGATTTGGAGTACAGCCAAAAACTAATTCAGCAGATATGGATTATTTAGACATCCCTGCTTTTTTACGTCGCCAGGCTGATTAG
- a CDS encoding D-alanine--D-alanine ligase, with protein MKPTVIKQAKDFGRVAVLMGGTAAEREISLNSGNAVFQALLRKNVDVTAVDVKGTVLAALKDSSFDRVVNMIHGRGGEDGVLQAVLESLGLPYTGSGVLASALSMDKLRTKLCWQGAGLASPKWIVLQSKYDIQRCIDELGLPVIVKPSMEGSSLGMSKAETQEQLHRAWQEAAQYQCDVYAEAWVNGKEYTVGILNDEALPVIRLETPHVFYDYDAKYRADSTQYHCPSGLTDDVETQLTELALKACNVLGVKGWGRVDVFIDNQGMAQLIEVNTVPGMTDHSLVPMAAKQAGLSFDDLVWRILETSLK; from the coding sequence ATGAAGCCGACCGTTATAAAACAAGCAAAAGATTTTGGTCGTGTTGCAGTTTTGATGGGAGGCACTGCAGCAGAACGAGAGATTTCTCTTAATAGTGGCAATGCGGTTTTTCAGGCATTGTTACGCAAAAATGTAGACGTTACGGCTGTGGATGTTAAGGGCACTGTTTTAGCCGCTTTAAAGGATTCATCTTTTGATCGCGTAGTGAATATGATACACGGGCGAGGTGGTGAAGATGGCGTATTACAAGCTGTCCTAGAGTCCTTAGGTCTCCCGTATACGGGTAGTGGTGTGCTGGCTTCAGCCCTGAGCATGGATAAATTGCGCACAAAGTTGTGCTGGCAAGGCGCAGGTTTAGCAAGCCCTAAATGGATCGTGTTACAAAGTAAATACGATATACAGCGCTGTATCGATGAATTGGGTTTACCGGTAATTGTTAAGCCCTCAATGGAAGGTTCAAGCCTGGGTATGAGCAAGGCAGAAACTCAAGAACAATTACACAGAGCTTGGCAGGAAGCTGCGCAATATCAATGTGATGTATACGCAGAAGCGTGGGTGAATGGTAAAGAGTATACGGTGGGAATACTGAATGATGAGGCATTACCTGTTATCAGGTTAGAAACCCCTCATGTTTTCTATGATTATGATGCTAAGTATCGGGCAGATAGCACACAGTACCATTGTCCATCCGGGCTTACTGATGATGTAGAAACACAATTAACCGAATTAGCATTAAAAGCTTGTAATGTACTGGGTGTTAAGGGATGGGGGCGGGTTGATGTATTTATTGATAATCAGGGAATGGCGCAACTCATTGAGGTAAATACTGTTCCGGGAATGACCGATCATAGTTTGGTACCTATGGCAGCTAAACAGGCAGGTTTAAGTTTTGATGACTTGGTCTGGCGTATTCTGGAGACCAGCTTGAAATGA